In one window of Chryseobacterium viscerum DNA:
- a CDS encoding serine hydrolase, translating to MKPSVLTILFLSFFFTGYSQTAEQSKAIDSYLKKVIQINEIPGMAVGIVKNNKVTFQKYYGTETLESDKKVDGNSMFRIYSTTKLMSNIGFFQLVEQGKVSLEDKISKYIDNVPAEWQNVRVKNLLSHSSGLPDWIRFSDIATDASNAEVIARLSKEKMEFETGSDYRYNQTNYMLIAMIIEKITEEKFEDYILKNQFSDSKNQMVFSSNSIEKIPNRIVKYIYNKDTHQYDKSTFVEGRRAHSANGLAITLPAFLQWSIHLSKNDFLKPATQELMWKPFEYKNKDISFTNGWDMDTFNNIRSYNFSGGNVSAYRIFPDNNMAIVVMYNGYKEFAVMYQMINQIAGIMNKHMLNPYTLAEEYTKSEPFVHPDLKKEIYGYRTEKDNIIFSYQFPDKQNIEHIKSVSVTGSFNDWNPDNQVYRMNLKKNNTFELVLPKSQFEKGKNHQFKFVMNKNGWLSVPYNAINVDGSQDNNLTFKID from the coding sequence ATGAAACCATCCGTTTTAACGATACTTTTTTTAAGCTTTTTCTTCACAGGTTATAGTCAGACTGCAGAACAGTCAAAAGCAATTGATAGCTATCTAAAAAAGGTTATTCAAATCAATGAGATACCAGGGATGGCCGTAGGAATCGTTAAGAATAATAAAGTAACTTTCCAGAAATACTATGGAACGGAAACTTTAGAGAGTGATAAAAAAGTAGATGGCAATTCCATGTTCAGGATCTATTCTACTACGAAACTGATGTCAAATATTGGGTTCTTTCAGCTTGTAGAGCAGGGAAAAGTATCTTTAGAAGATAAGATATCAAAATATATTGATAATGTGCCGGCAGAGTGGCAAAATGTTCGGGTGAAAAATCTTTTATCTCATTCCTCAGGATTACCAGACTGGATCCGTTTCAGTGATATTGCAACAGATGCTTCCAATGCCGAGGTGATTGCGCGGTTATCAAAAGAAAAAATGGAATTTGAAACCGGAAGTGATTATAGGTACAATCAAACAAACTACATGCTGATTGCGATGATCATTGAAAAAATAACAGAAGAGAAATTTGAAGATTATATCCTGAAGAATCAGTTTTCGGATTCTAAAAATCAGATGGTATTTTCATCCAATTCTATTGAAAAAATTCCCAACAGAATTGTAAAATATATCTATAATAAAGATACACATCAATACGATAAATCTACATTTGTGGAAGGAAGAAGAGCGCATTCAGCCAATGGCCTGGCCATTACATTGCCTGCTTTTTTACAGTGGAGCATTCATTTGAGTAAGAATGATTTTCTAAAACCTGCTACACAAGAATTGATGTGGAAACCGTTTGAATATAAAAATAAAGATATCAGCTTCACTAATGGCTGGGATATGGATACCTTTAATAATATTAGATCTTATAATTTTTCAGGTGGAAATGTAAGTGCTTACAGGATTTTCCCGGATAATAATATGGCTATTGTAGTGATGTACAACGGATATAAAGAATTTGCGGTGATGTATCAGATGATCAATCAAATTGCTGGTATTATGAATAAGCATATGCTGAATCCTTACACCTTGGCAGAAGAATATACAAAGTCTGAACCTTTTGTTCATCCTGATCTTAAAAAAGAAATATATGGCTACCGGACAGAGAAGGACAATATTATTTTTTCTTACCAGTTTCCAGACAAACAAAACATAGAACATATCAAAAGTGTTTCAGTTACAGGCTCATTTAATGATTGGAATCCTGATAATCAGGTATATCGTATGAATTTGAAAAAGAACAATACTTTTGAGCTGGTATTGCCGAAATCTCAGTTTGAAAAAGGAAAAAACCATCAATTCAAATTTGTTATGAATAAAAACGGCTGGCTTTCTGTACCTTACAACGCTATCAATGTTGATGGCTCACAGGATAATAATTTAACCTTTAAGATTGACTAA
- a CDS encoding 6-pyruvoyl trahydropterin synthase family protein, with amino-acid sequence MIRITKIFTFETAHVLYNYDGKCKNMHGHSYKLFVTVKGKPINDIENPKNGMVVDFGDIKSIVNAEIVDVWDHAVLVNALSPHKELGDDLEQKGHKVIYCSFQPTCENMLYAIAAKIKSKLPEGISLAYLKLHETENSYGEWFAEDNQ; translated from the coding sequence ATGATACGTATTACAAAAATTTTTACATTTGAAACAGCTCACGTGCTTTACAATTACGATGGGAAGTGTAAAAATATGCATGGACATTCCTATAAGCTGTTCGTAACAGTGAAAGGAAAACCGATCAATGATATTGAAAATCCTAAAAATGGAATGGTGGTAGATTTCGGAGATATCAAAAGTATCGTAAATGCCGAAATTGTAGATGTATGGGACCATGCGGTTCTTGTCAATGCTCTGTCTCCACACAAAGAGCTGGGGGATGACCTGGAACAGAAAGGTCATAAAGTAATCTATTGCAGCTTTCAGCCCACCTGTGAAAACATGTTGTATGCTATTGCTGCTAAAATCAAATCAAAACTTCCTGAAGGAATTTCTTTAGCCTATCTTAAACTTCATGAGACAGAAAACTCTTATGGAGAATGGTTTGCAGAAGATAATCAATAA
- a CDS encoding UDP-2,3-diacylglucosamine diphosphatase produces the protein MLKTIINLEPGKKVYFASDQHFGAPTPSESKVREEKFIRWMDEIKEDAQVLFLMGDLFDFWHEWKHVIPKGYVRVLGKIAELKDRGIHIYFFVGNHDLWMKDYLEEEIGCTVFYQKQYFEMGGKEFLLAHGDGLGPGDKGYKRMKKLFTNPVAQWFFKWLHPDIAMKIALYLSQKNKMISGEEDKAFLGEDKEFLIIYSKEKLKSEKIDYFIYGHRHLPMVLDLEQNSKYVNLGDWISYFTYGVFEKDFELKTFEK, from the coding sequence GTGTTAAAAACGATAATTAATTTAGAACCTGGAAAAAAAGTATACTTCGCTTCAGATCAGCATTTTGGAGCACCCACTCCAAGTGAGAGCAAAGTGCGTGAAGAAAAATTTATACGCTGGATGGATGAGATCAAAGAAGATGCTCAGGTTTTGTTTTTAATGGGTGATCTTTTTGACTTCTGGCATGAATGGAAGCATGTTATTCCCAAAGGATACGTCCGGGTACTTGGGAAAATTGCAGAACTTAAAGACAGAGGAATTCATATCTATTTCTTTGTCGGAAACCATGATCTGTGGATGAAAGATTATCTGGAAGAGGAAATTGGCTGTACAGTATTTTATCAGAAGCAATATTTTGAAATGGGAGGAAAGGAGTTTTTGCTGGCCCATGGAGACGGGCTGGGACCTGGTGACAAAGGATATAAAAGAATGAAAAAATTATTCACAAATCCGGTGGCACAATGGTTCTTCAAATGGCTTCATCCCGATATTGCAATGAAAATTGCATTATACCTTTCTCAGAAAAATAAAATGATCTCAGGAGAAGAAGACAAAGCATTCCTGGGAGAAGATAAAGAGTTCCTGATCATTTACTCTAAAGAAAAGCTGAAGTCTGAGAAGATAGACTATTTCATCTATGGACACAGACACCTGCCAATGGTACTTGATCTGGAACAGAATTCAAAATATGTCAACCTCGGAGACTGGATTTCCTATTTTACTTACGGGGTTTTTGAGAAAGATTTTGAACTGAAGACTTTTGAAAAATAG
- a CDS encoding acyl transferase, with protein MELKNIFNIQTEQDFLNASLKTFRYQYENVEIYRKFIDFLNINPDEVDSLVKIPFLPIEMFKNHQILDKNIKTDLFFQSSGTTQMNLSKHFIADPELYEESIYKSFEQFIGKPEDFIFLGLLPSYLEKQNSSLIYMVDYLMKKSAKPENGYFLYNHSDLFELLNTLQDKKVILFGVSFALLDFLDYCHSERSGESLNFLDNLVVIETGGMKGRKEEMTKDELLKILQDGFKTDKIYSEYSMTELLSQAYSLGNNEYKCPNWMRIMVRNAEDPLAYEKEGRTGAINIIDLANTHSCSFIATQDLGKITGDKFQVLGRIDHSDIRGCSLLVS; from the coding sequence ATGGAATTAAAAAATATATTCAATATACAGACTGAACAGGATTTCCTGAATGCATCATTGAAAACATTCCGTTATCAATATGAAAATGTTGAAATATACAGGAAATTCATCGACTTTCTGAATATTAATCCTGATGAGGTAGATAGCTTGGTGAAAATTCCGTTTTTACCTATCGAAATGTTCAAAAACCATCAGATTCTGGATAAAAATATAAAAACAGATCTGTTTTTTCAGAGTTCAGGAACAACGCAGATGAATCTGTCAAAGCATTTCATTGCAGATCCGGAACTTTACGAAGAAAGTATTTATAAAAGTTTTGAACAGTTTATCGGGAAACCGGAAGATTTTATTTTTCTGGGCTTACTTCCAAGTTATCTGGAAAAACAGAATTCGTCATTGATCTATATGGTAGATTATCTGATGAAGAAATCTGCCAAACCGGAAAACGGATATTTCCTTTATAACCATTCAGATCTTTTTGAGCTGTTGAACACACTTCAGGATAAGAAAGTCATTCTCTTCGGAGTTTCCTTTGCTCTTCTTGATTTCCTGGATTACTGTCATTCTGAAAGGAGCGGAGAATCTCTGAATTTTCTTGACAACTTAGTAGTGATTGAGACCGGAGGAATGAAAGGCAGAAAAGAAGAAATGACCAAAGATGAATTGCTGAAAATCTTACAGGACGGCTTTAAGACAGATAAAATCTACTCAGAATACTCCATGACGGAACTGCTTTCACAGGCATATTCTCTTGGAAATAATGAATATAAATGCCCGAATTGGATGAGAATCATGGTTCGGAATGCTGAAGATCCTCTGGCCTATGAAAAAGAAGGAAGAACCGGGGCTATTAATATCATCGATCTTGCCAATACTCATTCCTGCTCCTTTATTGCGACGCAGGATTTAGGTAAAATTACAGGGGATAAGTTTCAGGTATTGGGAAGAATAGATCATTCCGATATCAGAGGATGCAGCCTGCTGGTAAGCTAA
- the aqpZ gene encoding aquaporin Z, which translates to MKKLFAEFFGTFWLVFGGCGSAVFAAGVPDIGIGLLGVALAFGLTVLTMAYAVGHISGGHFNPAVSFGLLAGGRFPAKDLIPYIVAQCLGAIVAAGCLYTILNGAGAVEFSKPGDFATNFYGEAVYNGKAFSMGAAFLAEFLLTAFFLIVIMGATDKWANGKFAGLAIGLALTLIHLISIPITNTSVNPARSLSQAVFMGGIAMSQLWLFWVAPILGGVVGGLIYKFLLQRDTAEVAD; encoded by the coding sequence ATAAAAAAACTTTTCGCTGAATTTTTCGGCACATTTTGGCTTGTTTTCGGAGGGTGTGGAAGCGCTGTTTTCGCAGCTGGTGTTCCCGACATTGGCATTGGACTTTTAGGAGTTGCTTTGGCATTTGGTCTTACTGTTCTTACGATGGCTTACGCTGTAGGCCATATCTCAGGAGGGCACTTTAATCCGGCAGTTTCTTTTGGACTTTTAGCAGGGGGAAGATTTCCTGCCAAAGACCTTATTCCTTACATCGTAGCCCAGTGTCTGGGAGCTATTGTAGCAGCAGGATGTCTGTATACAATCCTAAACGGTGCAGGAGCGGTAGAATTCTCAAAACCCGGAGATTTTGCCACGAACTTTTACGGAGAAGCCGTTTACAACGGAAAAGCTTTCAGCATGGGAGCCGCATTCCTGGCTGAGTTTTTATTAACTGCCTTTTTCCTTATTGTGATCATGGGAGCTACAGATAAATGGGCCAACGGTAAATTTGCCGGTCTTGCTATCGGTCTTGCTCTTACTTTGATTCACCTGATTTCTATTCCTATTACCAATACTTCTGTAAACCCTGCAAGATCACTTTCACAGGCTGTCTTCATGGGAGGAATTGCCATGTCACAGCTTTGGCTGTTCTGGGTAGCTCCTATTTTAGGAGGAGTTGTAGGAGGATTGATCTACAAATTCCTGCTTCAGAGAGACACTGCAGAAGTTGCAGATTAA
- a CDS encoding DUF5715 family protein — protein sequence MRKFLCVVFVPFIYSLHYSQAAKKAFPCYDLTTVLKVEPTPLYKPHLDASKSFGIQLLKDSKILQKYINKGKFHKIKKSGKGYQVQRLDYSRAYMVSKAKTTLEKIGSKFSKDTKGGTFTVSSITRTLEDQCRLRRVNSNASLGISSHNYGNSFDISYVRFNNVLKYNPKMEIALEKVLKHYQNAGRIYYIKERQQSCYHITVKNY from the coding sequence ATGAGAAAGTTTCTTTGTGTGGTCTTTGTACCCTTTATTTATAGTTTACATTATTCGCAGGCAGCAAAAAAGGCTTTTCCCTGCTATGATCTTACTACTGTATTGAAGGTTGAACCTACACCGCTTTACAAACCCCATCTTGATGCCTCAAAGAGTTTTGGAATACAGCTGCTGAAAGATTCTAAAATACTGCAAAAGTATATCAACAAAGGTAAATTCCACAAAATAAAAAAATCAGGTAAAGGATATCAGGTCCAGAGACTTGATTACAGCAGGGCTTATATGGTATCGAAGGCCAAAACTACCCTTGAGAAAATAGGTTCAAAGTTCAGTAAAGATACAAAAGGAGGCACTTTCACCGTTTCATCCATTACCAGAACACTTGAAGACCAGTGCAGGTTGAGAAGAGTGAATTCCAATGCCTCACTAGGGATTAGTTCTCACAATTATGGTAACTCTTTTGACATTTCTTATGTAAGATTCAACAACGTTCTGAAGTACAATCCGAAAATGGAAATAGCACTTGAGAAAGTTTTAAAGCACTATCAGAATGCCGGTAGAATATATTACATTAAAGAAAGACAACAGAGCTGTTATCATATTACTGTGAAAAATTATTAA
- a CDS encoding sensor histidine kinase yields MQHEAEVLHQKKLVLENIKAQEEERKRIAVMIHDDIGNRLNILSLWLNNLDTQGDELIKKNIYGQMSSLIDAARSISHSLYPVNLESVGLVLYVEELIANLSHKINISLQVMPGYEKKDLFAEVQLYRIIQEFTTNVIKHSEAEDLWIYIKDYPENTAVIISDNGQGFEYEEVKKGMGIKNIESRIKSMNATHKWKKTFSNKGSRLIIKIPKYHEFPNQTSTD; encoded by the coding sequence GTGCAGCATGAGGCTGAAGTTCTTCATCAGAAAAAATTAGTACTGGAAAACATCAAAGCCCAGGAAGAAGAAAGAAAGAGAATTGCAGTAATGATTCATGATGACATTGGAAACCGGCTCAATATTCTTTCTTTATGGTTGAATAACCTTGATACCCAGGGTGATGAGTTGATAAAAAAAAATATCTATGGCCAGATGTCTTCTCTGATTGATGCAGCCAGAAGTATTTCCCATTCATTGTACCCTGTAAATCTGGAATCGGTAGGGCTGGTTTTATACGTTGAGGAATTAATAGCCAACCTTTCCCATAAAATTAATATATCCCTGCAAGTGATGCCGGGATATGAGAAGAAAGATCTTTTCGCAGAAGTGCAGCTGTACAGGATTATTCAGGAATTTACTACCAATGTAATCAAGCATTCTGAAGCAGAAGACCTTTGGATCTATATTAAAGATTATCCTGAAAATACGGCTGTTATTATTTCTGATAACGGACAGGGTTTTGAATATGAAGAAGTGAAAAAAGGAATGGGAATAAAAAATATAGAATCCCGTATCAAATCAATGAACGCAACACACAAATGGAAAAAAACTTTTTCGAATAAAGGAAGTCGTTTAATTATAAAAATTCCAAAATATCATGAGTTCCCAAATCAAACTAGCACTGATTGA
- a CDS encoding response regulator: MSSQIKLALIDDEQLILEGVKMLLSNEKNISVCLTADNGPDFIEDLGKLSENEFPDIALVDVQMKPMNGFELVEILKEKYPDLKIIILSSHYKTSILGYMVKLGVSAFLPKNSNKKTFIDAITMVDKNGVFFTAEDHQMLFTYMNGSAKKNSLFETEDELSEREKDVVKLICQEFTNNEIGEKLFISPRTVESHRQRILEKIGAKNTVGIVIYAIINNIYSLEKM; the protein is encoded by the coding sequence ATGAGTTCCCAAATCAAACTAGCACTGATTGATGATGAACAGCTGATCCTCGAAGGGGTAAAAATGTTGCTGTCCAATGAAAAAAATATATCGGTATGCCTTACCGCGGATAATGGCCCCGATTTTATAGAAGACCTCGGAAAACTTTCAGAAAATGAATTTCCTGATATTGCCCTTGTAGATGTTCAGATGAAACCTATGAACGGTTTTGAACTGGTAGAAATTCTGAAGGAAAAATATCCCGATCTTAAAATTATTATCCTTTCATCCCATTATAAAACTTCTATTTTAGGATATATGGTCAAGCTCGGAGTATCGGCTTTTCTTCCCAAAAATTCAAATAAAAAAACATTTATTGATGCCATTACGATGGTTGATAAAAATGGAGTTTTCTTTACTGCGGAAGACCATCAGATGCTGTTTACCTATATGAATGGTTCTGCCAAGAAAAATTCTCTTTTTGAAACAGAAGATGAACTGTCTGAAAGAGAAAAAGACGTGGTAAAACTGATCTGCCAGGAGTTTACCAATAACGAAATAGGAGAAAAACTCTTTATCAGTCCCAGAACCGTAGAAAGCCACAGGCAGCGTATTCTGGAGAAGATAGGAGCCAAAAATACTGTGGGAATAGTGATTTATGCTATTATTAACAATATTTATTCCCTTGAAAAAATGTAA
- a CDS encoding T6SS phospholipase effector Tle1-like catalytic domain-containing protein, with protein sequence MNGSRVISVGIFFDGTGNNGVNILSPDKPLNNNESYYGTFTNIYKLYSLFIGDEKIYIEGIGTVTGSEDNSFAMATCANPPYGNGYSSDDKLQKAGNFVEQIIHDQTKEYHFYIYGFGRGGMLARTFCNQLLTHYSPGNFRIKFLGAFDTVESKPFNTYNLNIPAQVENALHICAVNESRFFFPLTGFFEDSKIMEDQKSENTSSVWKEIFVPGDHADIGGGYLEGPQSVYISTDFIHIDDLHHYVSDIRNEKTNAEGNKIWDALLSGYEIETANGLSQAYVCRDKVYNDLSKVYGKLMLEETNAKVSVFSTDNDAYFGTDYNKHPFLSRFYIKIKEYIRDLSVGKKPIYDFWKFADYTHISANFGLYSNSFLKRSQREINIELINNGLNVSSSTSVDETSRTRLSVELHLPEDSFVADFLYGTSVPNNDVWDRSILKAPAAITLNEIKN encoded by the coding sequence ATGAATGGTAGTAGAGTGATTTCCGTCGGGATTTTCTTTGACGGTACAGGAAACAATGGGGTCAATATTCTTTCACCGGATAAACCGCTGAACAACAATGAAAGTTATTATGGTACCTTCACCAATATCTATAAATTATACAGTTTATTTATTGGAGATGAAAAAATATATATCGAAGGAATTGGAACCGTAACGGGCAGTGAAGATAATAGTTTTGCTATGGCAACATGTGCAAATCCCCCCTATGGTAACGGATATTCTTCCGATGATAAACTTCAGAAAGCAGGGAATTTTGTAGAGCAGATTATTCATGATCAGACAAAAGAATACCATTTTTATATCTATGGATTCGGGAGAGGAGGAATGCTGGCAAGAACTTTCTGCAATCAGCTTTTAACTCATTATTCTCCGGGAAATTTCAGAATAAAATTCTTAGGAGCTTTTGATACAGTAGAATCTAAACCTTTTAATACTTATAATCTGAATATTCCTGCTCAGGTAGAGAATGCTTTGCATATCTGTGCAGTCAATGAGAGCCGTTTTTTCTTTCCGCTTACCGGATTTTTTGAGGATTCAAAAATAATGGAGGATCAGAAATCGGAGAATACATCTTCCGTTTGGAAAGAAATCTTTGTGCCGGGTGATCATGCTGATATCGGAGGAGGATATCTTGAAGGGCCGCAGTCTGTTTATATTTCTACAGACTTCATTCATATTGATGATCTGCATCACTATGTTTCAGATATCAGGAATGAAAAAACCAATGCTGAAGGCAATAAAATCTGGGATGCTCTGCTTTCCGGATATGAAATTGAGACCGCCAATGGCCTTTCACAGGCATATGTATGTCGGGACAAAGTATATAATGATCTTTCAAAAGTTTATGGAAAACTGATGCTGGAAGAAACCAATGCTAAAGTATCCGTTTTCAGTACAGATAATGATGCTTATTTTGGGACAGATTATAATAAACATCCTTTTCTCAGTCGTTTTTATATCAAAATAAAAGAATATATAAGAGATCTTTCTGTGGGTAAAAAGCCAATTTATGATTTTTGGAAATTTGCAGATTACACCCATATTTCAGCAAATTTCGGGCTATATAGCAACAGCTTTCTGAAAAGATCCCAACGGGAAATTAATATTGAATTGATTAATAACGGATTAAATGTTTCCAGCAGTACTTCTGTGGACGAGACCAGCCGGACAAGGCTTTCCGTTGAACTTCATCTGCCGGAAGACAGCTTTGTTGCAGATTTTCTTTACGGAACCAGTGTTCCCAATAATGATGTATGGGATCGTTCCATTTTAAAAGCACCGGCAGCCATTACATTAAATGAAATTAAGAATTAG